From one Methylocystis iwaonis genomic stretch:
- a CDS encoding complex I NDUFA9 subunit family protein, which produces MTKDQIGAERSVTVFGGSGFVGRHVVRALARDDWRVRVACRRPDLAYYLQPLGAPGQIAAVQANLRNPESIVAALRGADAVVNLVGILAETGTQKFSSLHVQGARIVAQAAKALGITNFVQISAIGADPQSSSVYGRTKAEGEVAVLENIPSAVIIRPSVIFGPEDDFFNRFATLARYFPIIPIVGGETKFQPVYVEDVADAVALALGGGAKPGEIYELGGPEQKTFIELVEYVLEVTERDRRLVSLSFGFGKAVASIMQLLTTLSQGLFPKLLRMTTDQVELLRHDNVVSESAKAEGRTFAGLGIQPEAIETIVPSYLFRYRKTGQYQGQRS; this is translated from the coding sequence ATGACAAAGGATCAAATTGGCGCAGAACGTTCGGTGACCGTTTTTGGCGGATCTGGTTTTGTCGGACGCCATGTTGTGCGGGCGCTTGCGCGGGACGACTGGCGCGTGCGTGTTGCCTGCCGCCGGCCTGACCTCGCGTATTATCTGCAGCCACTGGGCGCCCCCGGACAAATCGCAGCCGTTCAAGCAAATTTACGCAATCCAGAATCAATCGTGGCTGCTCTGCGTGGCGCAGACGCCGTCGTCAATCTCGTCGGAATTTTGGCTGAAACTGGCACGCAAAAATTTTCAAGCCTTCACGTGCAAGGGGCTCGTATCGTCGCCCAGGCCGCCAAGGCCTTGGGAATCACCAATTTCGTGCAAATTTCTGCAATCGGCGCCGATCCTCAATCGTCTTCCGTCTACGGCCGCACTAAGGCTGAGGGGGAGGTGGCCGTTCTGGAAAACATTCCGTCCGCCGTCATCATTCGTCCCTCAGTGATTTTCGGGCCCGAAGACGACTTCTTCAATCGCTTCGCTACATTGGCGCGCTATTTCCCAATAATACCGATTGTTGGCGGCGAAACGAAATTTCAGCCCGTCTACGTCGAAGATGTCGCCGATGCTGTGGCGCTCGCGCTTGGCGGCGGCGCTAAACCAGGAGAGATCTATGAGCTTGGCGGACCGGAACAAAAGACTTTCATCGAGCTTGTCGAATATGTTTTGGAGGTAACCGAGCGGGATCGAAGGTTAGTCAGCCTTTCTTTCGGATTCGGCAAGGCCGTCGCGTCTATCATGCAACTTTTAACGACCCTGTCGCAGGGTCTTTTCCCCAAACTTCTGCGAATGACCACAGACCAGGTCGAACTGCTGCGCCACGACAATGTCGTATCGGAATCAGCCAAGGCTGAAGGCCGAACGTTCGCAGGTCTCGGCATTCAGCCAGAGGCGATAGAGACAATCGTGCCTTCCTATCTTTTCCGATACCGCAAGACGGGGCAGTATCAGGGACAGCGGAGCTAG
- the tnpC gene encoding IS66 family transposase: MAQAIETLPDDPNELKTMLLAERACNERLVQIIKEMQRHRFGRRAETLPEDQMLLALEEVEQTEAGAAAEGEAKSAAEREKAARKRRTNRGALPAHLPRIETIVDIEDKACPCCKGALHPIGEDVSERLDVVPAQFRVLVTRRPKYACRACEGAVVQAPAPARLIEGGLPTEVTVAHVLVSKYADHLPLYRQAQIYARQGIALDRSTLADWVGRAAWHLRPVHERLLEHIRSSTKIFADETRAPVLDPGRGCTKTGQLWAYARDDRPWGGADPPIAVYVYAQNRKSEQPLTHLAGFTGVVQVDGYAGYRALTQKNSVSLASCWSHVRRRFYELAAAGPAPIAGEALARIGELYAIESDIRGQSAGKRRDARQEKSRPILDALEPWLREKLALISQKTKLAEAIRYALSRWDGLTRFIDDGRIEIDSNVVERAIRPIALNRKNALFAGSDGGGENWAIVASLIETCKLNGVDPLAYIADALSKIVNGHLASKLDELMPWAYAQSAAAFKEVA; this comes from the coding sequence ATGGCGCAGGCGATCGAGACGCTTCCCGACGATCCAAACGAACTGAAGACGATGCTGCTTGCCGAGCGGGCGTGCAACGAGCGTCTCGTTCAGATCATCAAGGAGATGCAGCGCCATCGCTTTGGACGGCGCGCCGAGACCCTTCCCGAAGACCAGATGCTGCTCGCGCTCGAAGAGGTCGAGCAGACGGAAGCGGGCGCCGCGGCGGAGGGGGAAGCCAAGTCCGCCGCCGAACGTGAAAAGGCGGCCAGAAAGCGCCGCACGAACCGTGGCGCGCTACCTGCCCATCTCCCGCGCATCGAAACCATCGTCGACATCGAGGATAAAGCCTGTCCTTGCTGCAAGGGCGCGCTCCACCCGATCGGCGAAGATGTCTCTGAGCGGCTCGACGTCGTGCCGGCGCAGTTCCGCGTGCTGGTGACGCGTCGACCCAAATACGCTTGTCGCGCCTGCGAGGGCGCGGTCGTGCAGGCGCCGGCCCCGGCGCGGCTGATCGAAGGCGGCTTGCCGACGGAGGTGACAGTCGCACATGTGCTCGTTTCCAAATACGCCGATCATCTTCCGCTTTATCGCCAAGCACAGATCTACGCCCGGCAGGGGATCGCCCTCGACCGTTCTACGCTCGCCGACTGGGTTGGTCGCGCCGCCTGGCATTTGCGGCCCGTGCACGAGCGGCTTCTGGAACACATCAGATCGTCGACGAAAATCTTCGCTGACGAGACAAGGGCGCCGGTGCTCGACCCCGGGCGCGGGTGTACCAAGACTGGCCAACTTTGGGCTTATGCGCGTGACGACCGGCCATGGGGCGGCGCCGATCCGCCAATCGCAGTCTATGTCTATGCGCAAAACCGAAAGTCCGAGCAGCCGCTCACGCATCTTGCTGGCTTCACGGGCGTCGTGCAGGTCGACGGTTACGCCGGCTATCGCGCGCTGACGCAGAAGAACAGCGTGTCGCTGGCCTCCTGCTGGTCTCACGTCCGCCGGCGCTTCTACGAACTCGCCGCAGCAGGTCCCGCGCCGATCGCCGGCGAGGCTCTGGCGCGCATCGGCGAACTCTACGCCATCGAGAGCGACATCCGCGGCCAAAGCGCCGGCAAACGTCGGGACGCGCGGCAGGAGAAATCCCGCCCCATCCTCGACGCGCTCGAGCCATGGCTGCGTGAAAAACTCGCGCTGATCAGCCAGAAGACCAAGCTCGCCGAGGCGATCCGCTACGCGCTCTCGCGCTGGGACGGCCTGACACGCTTCATCGACGACGGGCGCATCGAGATCGACTCCAATGTCGTCGAACGTGCAATCCGTCCCATCGCCCTCAATCGGAAAAACGCTCTCTTCGCGGGTTCGGACGGAGGCGGCGAAAACTGGGCGATCGTCGCCTCGCTCATCGAGACCTGCAAGCTCAATGGCGTCGATCCGCTGGCCTACATCGCTGACGCTCTTTCTAAGATCGTCAACGGCCATCTCGCCAGTAAGCTCGACGAACTGATGCCTTGGGCCTATGCACAATCCGCCGCGGCCTTCAAAGAGGTGGCCTGA
- the tnpB gene encoding IS66 family insertion sequence element accessory protein TnpB (TnpB, as the term is used for proteins encoded by IS66 family insertion elements, is considered an accessory protein, since TnpC, encoded by a neighboring gene, is a DDE family transposase.), with protein MIGPTGAIRVMVATKPVDFRKGAEGLAALVRETMQADPFDGAVYVFRAKRADRIKLVFWDGTGVCLFAKRLEDGEFRWPKIEDGVMRLSAAQFSALLEGLDFRRVRAAKETAAPTLPG; from the coding sequence ATGATCGGGCCGACAGGCGCGATCCGCGTCATGGTGGCGACGAAGCCCGTCGACTTCCGAAAGGGCGCCGAGGGCTTGGCTGCGCTGGTCCGAGAGACGATGCAGGCAGATCCTTTTGACGGCGCTGTTTATGTGTTCCGCGCGAAAAGGGCTGATCGCATCAAACTGGTGTTCTGGGACGGCACGGGCGTCTGTCTCTTTGCCAAGCGGCTGGAAGATGGCGAGTTCCGCTGGCCGAAGATCGAAGACGGGGTGATGCGGTTGTCCGCGGCGCAGTTTTCGGCGCTGCTGGAGGGGCTCGACTTTCGCCGCGTGCGCGCAGCGAAAGAGACGGCGGCGCCGACCTTGCCGGGATAA
- a CDS encoding IS6 family transposase produces the protein MIEFKGSHFEREVILWGIRWYVAYPISYRQLEEMLEERGVEVDHSTLNRWVVKYVPLLDQQFRARKRPVGASWRLDETYVKVKGSWKYLYRAVDKVGATVDFLLTAKRDRKAALRFLRKAINQHGVPKKITIEKSGANTAAIESYNAEHEAEIEIHQNKFLNNIVEQDHRAVKRVARPMLGFKSFRAAMATLAGVELMHMIRKGQLRTTGELCPAQQFYSLAV, from the coding sequence ATGATCGAGTTCAAAGGCAGCCATTTCGAACGCGAGGTGATCCTGTGGGGCATCCGGTGGTATGTGGCATATCCGATCAGCTATCGGCAGCTCGAGGAAATGCTGGAAGAGCGCGGCGTCGAAGTCGACCATTCCACGCTGAACCGCTGGGTCGTCAAATACGTCCCGCTGCTGGATCAACAATTTCGCGCCCGCAAGCGTCCGGTCGGCGCAAGCTGGCGATTGGACGAGACGTATGTGAAGGTCAAAGGCAGCTGGAAATATTTGTATCGGGCCGTCGACAAAGTTGGCGCGACGGTGGACTTCCTGTTGACGGCCAAGCGGGATCGTAAAGCCGCATTGCGGTTCCTACGCAAGGCGATAAATCAGCATGGCGTGCCAAAGAAGATCACGATCGAGAAGAGCGGCGCCAACACGGCGGCCATCGAAAGCTACAACGCCGAACATGAGGCGGAAATCGAAATCCACCAAAACAAATTTCTGAATAACATCGTCGAACAGGATCACCGAGCCGTCAAACGAGTGGCGCGGCCAATGCTAGGGTTCAAGTCCTTTCGAGCAGCTATGGCAACCCTCGCAGGAGTCGAGCTCATGCACATGATCCGAAAGGGGCAGTTGCGGACGACGGGCGAATTGTGTCCCGCACAGCAATTCTACTCGCTGGCGGTGTAA
- the smbP gene encoding small metal-binding protein SmbP, producing the protein MAERGIDLAPRLGLAKDHLAEAISQTKEAIATGEQGQADVLVTHAEAALKHAEAAEKVKSNTHTEEGIKHLEAAIDEGKKKNAGAATGHAKEALTHLEAATK; encoded by the coding sequence ATGGCCGAGCGCGGAATTGATTTGGCGCCGCGTCTCGGCTTAGCGAAGGATCACCTGGCCGAGGCCATCAGCCAGACGAAGGAGGCCATCGCCACCGGGGAGCAAGGACAGGCGGACGTACTCGTCACCCACGCCGAAGCCGCGCTCAAGCATGCCGAGGCGGCCGAGAAGGTGAAATCCAATACGCATACCGAGGAAGGCATTAAGCATCTTGAGGCGGCGATTGACGAGGGCAAGAAGAAAAATGCCGGCGCTGCTACAGGGCACGCCAAAGAGGCATTGACGCACCTAGAAGCTGCGACGAAATAA
- a CDS encoding DUF2173 family protein, with translation MAALTDLAKLDGVVLAFEFAPDGRLLNHEATAETPPGMTEMAAAAQFCASVTTNFNALAEAFSKLSGMQWIPQQGWAYSGGEYTIAIGCNGYRGVFIKTEKADFNQLFELLVASK, from the coding sequence ATGGCGGCATTGACCGACCTTGCAAAATTGGATGGCGTCGTCCTCGCATTTGAGTTCGCCCCGGACGGCCGCCTGCTTAATCACGAAGCGACCGCCGAGACGCCGCCCGGGATGACTGAGATGGCTGCGGCTGCACAGTTCTGTGCGTCTGTAACGACCAACTTCAACGCGCTTGCCGAAGCATTCTCCAAACTGAGCGGCATGCAATGGATACCCCAACAGGGGTGGGCGTATTCCGGGGGTGAGTATACGATAGCCATCGGCTGCAACGGCTATCGCGGGGTTTTCATCAAGACCGAGAAGGCCGACTTCAACCAACTGTTTGAGCTACTGGTTGCCAGCAAATAG
- a CDS encoding helix-turn-helix domain-containing protein: MQIAARRLVETRITVDRLAEHCGYESAASFSRAFKRTFGVSPATFRKNQAQRAD; encoded by the coding sequence ATGCAGATCGCCGCCCGCCGGCTTGTCGAGACCAGGATTACGGTTGATCGCTTGGCGGAACACTGCGGCTATGAATCGGCAGCTTCCTTCAGCCGCGCATTCAAACGGACTTTCGGCGTGTCTCCCGCGACGTTTCGCAAGAACCAGGCACAACGAGCTGATTGA
- a CDS encoding PRC-barrel domain-containing protein, with the protein MFSPYKEREHGISQEGERWPSHAWESEMATAAPYSKINLISSQHIDGAAVFDMAGKEIGKIDHFMIDMVSGRVLYAVVNFCGFMCLHPGHHPMPWTSLKFDRDRRGYVTDVSQELVESAPEYSDESWTDREWEARVHQHYHARPYWEASAAAQ; encoded by the coding sequence ATGTTCAGCCCCTACAAAGAGCGTGAGCACGGCATATCGCAGGAAGGCGAGCGGTGGCCGTCGCACGCATGGGAGAGTGAAATGGCTACCGCCGCTCCTTATTCAAAAATCAACCTGATCTCGAGCCAGCATATCGATGGCGCGGCCGTTTTTGACATGGCTGGCAAGGAAATCGGCAAGATCGACCATTTCATGATTGATATGGTCTCGGGCCGAGTGCTTTACGCGGTCGTTAACTTCTGCGGCTTCATGTGCCTGCATCCAGGACACCATCCGATGCCTTGGACCTCGCTAAAATTCGACAGAGATCGTCGTGGCTACGTGACGGACGTGAGCCAAGAGTTAGTCGAGAGCGCGCCGGAATATAGTGACGAAAGCTGGACGGACCGTGAATGGGAAGCACGGGTGCATCAACATTACCACGCTCGGCCTTACTGGGAGGCATCGGCGGCCGCGCAGTAA
- a CDS encoding IS6 family transposase has translation MSEPPVSYKRHRFPPQIIAHAVWLYFRFPLSLRLVEKLLLERGIVVSYETVRVWAHKFGPDYVRCLRRKKPSRQDIWHLDEVVVTINSEKRYLWRAVDQDGYVLDEIVQIRRDTRAAKRLLERLLCKQGCPPKRMITDKLGSYGAARRKIMPKVEHCQHKGLNNRAENSHVPIRKRERAMQGFRSWSGLQRFVETFPAVRNHVVPPHSHRSAFATHLHRLAAMAEWKSVTLTAA, from the coding sequence ATGAGCGAGCCCCCCGTCAGCTACAAGCGCCACCGCTTTCCGCCGCAGATCATCGCCCACGCAGTGTGGCTGTATTTTCGATTTCCCCTGAGCCTACGGCTGGTCGAGAAATTGCTGCTCGAACGCGGGATCGTGGTTTCCTACGAGACCGTTCGCGTCTGGGCTCACAAATTCGGACCGGACTATGTCCGGTGCTTGAGGCGAAAGAAGCCGAGCCGACAAGACATCTGGCATCTCGACGAAGTGGTGGTCACGATCAACAGCGAAAAACGCTACCTCTGGCGCGCCGTCGATCAAGACGGATACGTGCTCGACGAAATCGTCCAGATCCGCCGCGATACGCGAGCCGCCAAACGGTTGTTGGAGCGGCTTTTGTGCAAGCAAGGTTGTCCTCCCAAGCGCATGATCACCGACAAACTCGGCTCCTACGGAGCCGCCCGGCGCAAGATCATGCCGAAAGTAGAGCACTGCCAACACAAGGGCCTCAACAATCGCGCGGAAAACTCGCATGTTCCCATCCGAAAACGCGAGCGGGCGATGCAAGGTTTTCGTTCATGGAGCGGACTCCAGAGATTCGTCGAAACTTTTCCCGCCGTCCGCAACCACGTTGTTCCACCGCATTCACACCGCTCCGCATTCGCTACTCATCTGCATCGCCTCGCGGCGATGGCGGAGTGGAAATCCGTCACGCTGACCGCGGCCTAA
- a CDS encoding SOS response-associated peptidase, giving the protein MRWGLIPSWWKKPLNELPSTFNARAETLAEKPMFRSAFKSHRCIIPASGFYEWTGKPGAKTPHYFSAPDGRPLAFAGLLGVLAQSGDERAYRIRNYHRGART; this is encoded by the coding sequence ATGCGCTGGGGCCTCATCCCATCATGGTGGAAGAAGCCGCTCAACGAACTGCCGTCGACCTTCAACGCCCGCGCCGAGACACTTGCCGAAAAGCCGATGTTCCGCTCGGCGTTCAAGTCGCACCGCTGCATTATCCCGGCCTCGGGCTTCTATGAGTGGACCGGCAAGCCGGGCGCGAAGACGCCGCACTATTTCTCGGCCCCAGACGGCCGCCCGCTGGCCTTTGCGGGCCTTTTGGGAGTGCTGGCGCAATCCGGAGACGAACGAGCCTATCGAATCCGCAACTATCATCGTGGGGCCCGCACATGA
- the lysM gene encoding peptidoglycan-binding protein LysM: MGLLDFITGKGKAAPTATGAITPVAAEDLKKEIAKQGVDASKIDIKIDGDRVTLSGSALTSADVDKIVRAVDTAKGVARVENNIVAANANGESKFYTVQRGDTLWKIAESHYGHGKGGRYKEIFAANKELLKDPDKIYPGQRLRIP, encoded by the coding sequence ATGGGCCTTTTGGATTTTATAACAGGCAAGGGTAAAGCCGCGCCCACCGCAACAGGCGCCATCACTCCGGTTGCTGCCGAAGACCTGAAGAAAGAAATCGCGAAGCAGGGTGTCGATGCATCCAAGATCGACATTAAGATCGACGGTGACAGGGTGACGCTCAGCGGCAGCGCACTCACGTCGGCAGATGTGGATAAGATTGTTCGCGCTGTCGACACAGCCAAGGGGGTGGCTAGGGTCGAGAACAACATTGTCGCCGCGAACGCCAACGGCGAATCCAAATTCTATACCGTGCAACGAGGCGATACGCTCTGGAAGATCGCTGAATCGCATTATGGCCACGGCAAGGGCGGGAGATATAAAGAGATATTCGCGGCGAATAAAGAACTGCTAAAGGACCCCGATAAAATTTATCCGGGGCAAAGGCTCCGCATCCCCTGA
- a CDS encoding GlsB/YeaQ/YmgE family stress response membrane protein, which produces MHRRGPCIRRSVLIWHEEIFFFTMSGQSARATHLSLLPGVSGGRDEPAARYSRNARRRIFRPSRHWRVSRLDSGYGYTGVRNWVLTNILVGVAGSWIGSQLADLLGIVVRGSLGHFIAAIAGSILIITVWQRFHPGAGQGYSDKYPSI; this is translated from the coding sequence ATGCATCGCCGCGGGCCTTGCATTCGGCGATCTGTGCTTATCTGGCATGAAGAAATTTTTTTCTTCACGATGTCGGGCCAATCAGCAAGAGCGACCCATTTGTCACTCCTGCCAGGGGTGTCAGGAGGTCGCGATGAACCAGCCGCTAGGTATTCTCGGAACGCCCGACGTAGGATTTTTCGCCCTTCTCGTCATTGGCGGGTTAGCCGGTTGGATAGCGGGTATGGTTACACAGGGGTGCGTAATTGGGTACTGACGAACATCCTTGTGGGGGTTGCAGGGTCATGGATCGGATCGCAGCTCGCGGACCTCTTAGGTATTGTCGTGCGGGGGTCGCTTGGGCATTTTATTGCTGCCATCGCGGGCTCGATTTTGATCATCACCGTATGGCAGAGATTTCATCCGGGCGCAGGACAAGGCTATTCAGATAAGTATCCCTCCATTTAG
- the tnpA gene encoding IS66-like element accessory protein TnpA, which produces MSRLDPTLEPNGGAVRRIEVITGGGERRRRWSVAEKAQAVEESLAPGAVVSVVARRHGLAPQQLFSWRQKARRQAELDAVSFAPVVVERREEAPVALGSESRPVARPHVIELAIDGASVWIWRDAPMGMVTAIIDALKASS; this is translated from the coding sequence GTGTCCAGACTTGACCCTACGCTTGAGCCTAATGGCGGAGCGGTGCGCCGGATCGAAGTGATCACGGGCGGCGGCGAACGTCGTCGACGATGGTCGGTTGCGGAGAAGGCGCAAGCCGTCGAAGAGTCGCTTGCGCCTGGCGCGGTGGTTTCAGTTGTCGCGCGACGGCATGGGCTGGCGCCGCAGCAATTGTTTTCGTGGCGACAAAAGGCGCGACGGCAAGCGGAACTCGATGCTGTTTCATTTGCGCCGGTTGTTGTCGAGCGACGAGAGGAAGCGCCCGTCGCTCTGGGGTCGGAGAGCAGACCGGTTGCTCGCCCGCACGTGATTGAGCTCGCAATTGACGGTGCAAGCGTCTGGATCTGGCGTGACGCGCCCATGGGCATGGTCACGGCGATTATCGACGCCTTGAAGGCGAGTTCATGA
- a CDS encoding DUF2721 domain-containing protein, whose amino-acid sequence MLEFVPDLPRLTMIFSQATAPTFFLGAVAGFVSLMSSRLSAVVTRIRGLNGIPGDDPARAHLKTDIDRLRRRARLLNRAIVASLVSGICATILLAIVFTSEFFGLKYAYGAGLLFVVATLFLGAGLVSFAQEARIGLSEADEYE is encoded by the coding sequence ATGCTTGAGTTTGTGCCGGACCTGCCACGGTTGACCATGATCTTTTCTCAGGCGACCGCGCCAACCTTCTTTCTAGGCGCAGTCGCGGGATTCGTTTCGCTCATGTCCTCGCGGCTTTCCGCAGTGGTGACCCGGATTCGCGGGCTCAATGGGATACCTGGAGATGACCCCGCCCGCGCACATCTCAAGACCGACATTGATCGACTACGTCGGCGTGCACGGCTTTTGAACCGAGCCATAGTCGCCTCTCTGGTCAGCGGGATTTGCGCAACAATCCTCCTAGCGATTGTTTTTACGTCCGAGTTCTTCGGCCTTAAATATGCGTATGGGGCGGGCCTGCTCTTCGTCGTGGCAACATTGTTCTTGGGTGCCGGGCTCGTTTCCTTCGCCCAGGAAGCCCGCATCGGCCTTTCTGAGGCAGATGAATATGAGTGA
- a CDS encoding SOS response-associated peptidase family protein, which yields MRAFWECWRNPETNEPIESATIIVGPAHEWTQPFHDRMPVILDWCDAGAWMHGDYPPALLHPPPEDALREWVVSTRVNRAGAGDDDPALIEAVEPA from the coding sequence TTGCGGGCCTTTTGGGAGTGCTGGCGCAATCCGGAGACGAACGAGCCTATCGAATCCGCAACTATCATCGTGGGGCCCGCACATGAGTGGACGCAGCCCTTTCACGACCGCATGCCGGTCATTCTCGACTGGTGCGACGCGGGGGCATGGATGCACGGCGACTATCCGCCCGCGCTCCTGCACCCGCCGCCCGAGGACGCCTTGCGGGAATGGGTGGTGTCGACCCGGGTGAACCGGGCGGGCGCCGGGGACGATGATCCGGCGCTGATTGAGGCGGTCGAGCCGGCTTGA
- a CDS encoding cytochrome B6, translating into MSLDLRRKYGKPVAGITPAVALGALVGSVALLTAPQSARSQSPTDAARADAIAVAQTPKEAPVERPEQKKTAHDLSDVFKPSNAAPSSEALVGQQDRGQMLGFDFYRDPLGAMKPGVTFEDIYKAGVAIKPKVMAAQRKLLESRYNLEPKLDPAVTMSRGKPLAVGPTAKLSAGMKWEALAELSPAEIRERDIFPYRALPHVAQGGGLGGQVFPQMQIKMFPRLERYDVEFDLPEAFLPEFPPAMFLQNRPELGDVSRGEVVSINNYYNLFKDILTPVQLDGLRLLLTPFPQEEFNPTDDRKTAQPTLGVTCLDCHVNGHTSGQFHINPDIRPEQRRLRLDTVSLRGLFNQQIHGSKRSLRSVEDFTEFEQRTAYFNGDEIHAIKKGMNILDRIQVSHMAQMQNMFDFPPAPKLTVTGRLDLAKATASEIAGEKLFFGKAQCSTCHPAPFYLDNQMHDLHIERFLKEEAGDGPVKAFTLRGIKDSPPYFHDGRLLTLEDTVEFFNLILELKLTPEEKHDLVDFMRQL; encoded by the coding sequence ATGTCACTCGATTTGAGAAGAAAATACGGGAAACCCGTGGCGGGGATCACTCCTGCGGTCGCACTCGGCGCTCTGGTCGGCAGCGTGGCGCTACTTACCGCTCCCCAGAGCGCGAGATCTCAATCGCCCACTGACGCAGCGCGCGCCGATGCAATCGCAGTGGCGCAGACTCCCAAGGAAGCTCCGGTGGAGCGGCCGGAACAGAAGAAAACGGCCCACGACCTCTCCGATGTCTTCAAACCGAGCAATGCGGCGCCCTCGTCGGAGGCATTGGTTGGCCAACAAGATCGCGGACAAATGCTCGGTTTCGACTTCTACCGTGATCCCCTTGGCGCGATGAAGCCTGGGGTGACGTTTGAGGACATTTATAAGGCGGGCGTCGCGATTAAGCCAAAGGTCATGGCCGCCCAACGCAAGCTTCTCGAAAGCCGTTACAACCTTGAACCGAAACTCGACCCGGCTGTCACAATGTCGCGCGGCAAACCCCTCGCGGTGGGTCCTACGGCGAAATTGTCGGCGGGAATGAAATGGGAAGCGCTGGCCGAGTTGAGCCCGGCCGAGATTCGCGAGCGGGACATCTTCCCTTACAGGGCGCTACCTCACGTAGCGCAAGGAGGTGGGCTGGGCGGCCAAGTCTTTCCCCAGATGCAAATCAAAATGTTTCCGCGGTTGGAGCGATACGACGTCGAGTTCGATCTTCCCGAGGCCTTTCTGCCCGAGTTTCCTCCGGCGATGTTTCTGCAGAACCGGCCGGAGCTCGGCGACGTCTCAAGAGGTGAAGTGGTCTCTATCAACAATTACTACAACTTATTCAAAGACATCTTGACGCCCGTGCAGCTCGATGGCTTGCGTCTACTGCTGACGCCGTTCCCTCAAGAAGAGTTCAACCCAACGGACGATCGGAAGACTGCTCAGCCCACCTTGGGAGTGACGTGCCTTGATTGCCATGTGAACGGCCACACGAGCGGTCAGTTCCACATTAATCCAGACATACGGCCTGAGCAGCGGCGCTTGCGGCTCGACACAGTCAGTCTGCGCGGGCTGTTCAATCAACAAATTCACGGGTCGAAGCGTAGCTTACGTTCGGTGGAGGACTTTACCGAGTTTGAGCAGCGAACCGCTTACTTCAATGGCGACGAAATTCACGCCATCAAGAAGGGCATGAACATCCTGGACCGGATCCAGGTGTCGCATATGGCCCAGATGCAGAACATGTTCGATTTTCCGCCAGCTCCGAAACTAACTGTGACGGGCAGACTCGACCTCGCGAAGGCCACTGCCAGCGAAATCGCAGGTGAGAAACTGTTCTTTGGCAAAGCGCAATGCTCCACCTGTCATCCGGCGCCGTTTTACCTCGACAACCAGATGCACGACCTCCACATTGAGCGATTCCTGAAAGAAGAAGCTGGAGATGGACCAGTCAAGGCGTTCACACTGCGGGGCATCAAGGACAGCCCGCCGTATTTCCACGACGGCCGGCTTTTGACCCTGGAAGACACAGTGGAGTTCTTCAACCTCATCCTTGAACTCAAACTCACTCCCGAGGAAAAGCACGATCTGGTTGACTTCATGCGACAGCTGTAG
- a CDS encoding CBS domain-containing protein, with protein sequence MREHDIGAVPVGENDRLVGMITDRDITIRAVAEDKELSQLTARDVMTSGIIYCRDTEKGGFGAVERMLTARASPMRIRLTCSGPSVGITPGRSRLSVLFRRSF encoded by the coding sequence ATGCGGGAACATGACATTGGGGCGGTTCCGGTTGGCGAAAACGATCGACTTGTCGGCATGATTACCGATCGCGACATCACAATCAGAGCCGTTGCTGAAGACAAGGAACTCTCCCAGCTTACCGCGCGCGACGTGATGACCAGCGGCATCATTTATTGTCGTGATACTGAAAAGGGTGGGTTTGGCGCCGTCGAAAGAATGTTAACAGCGCGAGCATCACCGATGAGAATTCGTCTTACCTGTAGCGGCCCGAGCGTGGGTATAACGCCGGGCCGCTCTCGTTTATCCGTCTTATTTCGTCGCAGCTTCTAG